The genomic stretch AAAGGAGTGTGGACCAGCCAAGGAAGAGGGTGCCTCTCGAGCTGTGCGAGCCAACGCGGAAGATCCTGTTTCAGTTTTTTTATGTGCTAAACGCGCCCCTTTGCCCCCCTCTACTTCCGCGGCAAACCGTGGGGTTTTGACTCGTGAGCAAAGCCCCGCTGAATATTCAGCGGTCCGCCTTTTGGCCGTACAAGGAAGGACGGATCACTTTATTGACGCTGTTAAATGGAATCGTCAAAGTAACCTCGTTCTCAGTGACAGTAACTTGCATTATAAATGGTGCATACTTTTGTTGTAGGCTGACTTCCCCGACTTGTAGTTTGTAAATGCATTGAATTTCACGCTGCCAAGTACGCACTCACTGAAACGTTTAAAGAATTCCTATGAACTCTTTGCGTTGTTTAAGTAACTATCTAAGGTGGAACCACAATAGCAGCGCAGTAGAGAAAAGacaagaaaaggagaagagtaTCAAATTTGCATTAGACTGTGTCCAGTGAAGCGTTCTTAAAGCCAGACTTGCCTCGCTGCAAAAATGTGGCAGTGTTCCTCGGCACTCGTCTTATGAGTTCAGAACAATGGACGAATCCAGTCAGTAGCTAAGTGCCATTTTGCGACGTAGGCTGACTTACAGCTTTTATTAGTTCCATCCAACAGGTGTGCAGGGTGACCATCGTGGTCACGACGATAAAGAAGCCACCCTGTGACAAAAACTCCACACTAAAGTGAAAGAcagctctttctttttttttctgcaagaGGGTAGGCCTATAACAAATATTGTTAAATGAGGATATAGTAAAGAGTCAAGATGTCTTGAAATATTATCTTTTATTTTTCTAACCTTACATATTTTTTAGGCAGTATTTCAAAAAGTGTTAGCATCGTTAAAAATGAGAAGCGAGTGTTTTCATAAACggttgatgtagcctacacattttcTTGATGAACACTTCTCTCAGAATTAGGCAGAACGCCAGGGGTTCcattgacaaacgcaaacacttcAAACAATTCAACAAAAGTCGTGTTTCTCTTCATGTTAATGTAGTTACTTCAAGCAAAGTCATAATATCAGCAACATAACATCAAACATCGTCCATTAGTTTGACAAAGTATTTAGAACCGAGGATATGTTACAAAATTACGctctgatattttttttaacaaaacaaACGAAACGAATTCTATTTTCAAATCATAAATAACGTTAAAACgtattgattttttaaaaatataagtgtgtatatgtgcattatGTAATCAAAGTGTGGTGCACGGAAAAATGTAAACTAGAACGCACAGATCTCACAAAATCTCAGACCTCCGCCGGGGAAAAAAACGATATGGCCAAATGTTTCATTTAACATGTCAAAGTGCTTAACAAAATCTGACAGTGCTACATAATTGTATcatcatttgaacaatgccaaGAGTAAAGAAGAAATATATCCACAAACAACATAAGGCTACTAAAAATCCTTCTGGGTACTTTTCAAGTTGCAGGCGATATTGATTTTGTTGCTCTTCCTTATTTTGTCTTGGTGAATCATTTTCTAGCCCAAACAGAATATCATTGTAAATACATTCATTTAACGATAATACCCATTACTCTGGTAGATTACTTGACTCATTTTCTAAATATTGGCAGAGTGTTGCAATGGCTATAATATTGCCTGGTATAGTCCTAAATGTTTGAAAAGACTTGCATTGTTACAGAATGAGGAAGACTCTGGCTCACTGGCTAGTCAACATGGCAGATGCCTGGCAGATTGGTCCAAGATTGTGGAATCCGAAAGCAAATCTTCAATGGCTGAAAGATCAGCTCAACTCAGCATGCATTTGCATGGAGCACCATTGGTGAGTTTCACAACAGTATTTGGCAAAGTGTAGTAGCCTGTATGTACACCCCGTGCATGCTGGCAGTTAATGCACAGCTAGGAGTCCCAACTCCCAACTCTTAATTAACAGTATTTAAAAGTGGACATTAGGGAATCCCAACATCTCGAATAAAGGAATCAGAATAACAATACACCATGCCATCAGATGAAAATGCCACATCTTTAACTCTTACATacaatatattttaatataGCAGAAAGCCATTTGATTGTGACCTGAATTGTCTGGGCAAGtctaaataataaaaaacatttactGTAGGAAAATTAATATATGAATAATATACCTTGTCCTCTTCATGGTAAATTAACTCTGCATTGTCCCTAGTTTCAGACACACAGGAGACTTTGTGGGAGCTTCtgactctttccctctcctctgaaCATCAAAGGCCAAATCATAGTGAAGTTATGTGTGTGCAATCTGACAGTCCTTATTGACAATCCAGTACCAGCAATGTCTACTTTAAACATCAGTACAAGAGGGAATTAATTTAGTATTAaataattacaacacatttacacttTTCATTTGACAGTATGACCCAACATATAGGGAATGAGAAAGAAGTCAACAAGGGCAATCTGGGACCTTAAACAACTATGGGCAGTTGTTTTCTGCAACACTTtgcagaaagaagaagaaacattttGAACACTTTTAAAACTGAAGCACTATGTGAGAAAACACGTCTCATTTATTCAATTATCAAAGTAATAACACCGCACTGTCAAAAAGCAAGATCTCCCCGTccgaaaaaacaaacaaacagccaagATAGAGGAACCGTGGGCCCAGTAAACATGATGCGTGAACTGAGAGTTAAAAAGAAAAGGTGAATGAATAGTTGACTGCCCAGAATCTTCTCCATAAACAAACCTCCATCTATTCCATCTTTATACTGAGCATCCTCTTTAAAAGTATTGAAGTAAATGtctaaatgacacacacaaagctctaaGGTCAGTACTGCTTGACTCCGTTTCGGACCTGACTGATGTTTCACAGACCCCGGAGCTTGGCCTGCTGATTCTGAGACACAGGTGAAAACTCTGTAAACTCTGTTTGTCCCCTTTGCCCTGTGGTCTCTCCGACTGTGCTCGTAATACAAAAACATTCCACTTGAATCATAACAGCCGGCATTAAGAAAAGCAATAATAGTCAAAGTAAGAAGAACGGCAACAGTGAAAAGCTTTGACGCGCGCGTGACGCGACGCCCGTGTTTTAGGTGGCGGAGCCGACCGAGTCGGAGTGGAAGGTGACGTATCCCGACGAGGAGGCCGAGGGAGAGCTTATAAAACTATTTGTGCTTCCTTTGCTCTCCATTTTCATGAGGAGTTTCTGCTCGGCCTCCCAGCCGCCGCCCCCGCCTCCCCCGCCGCCCTCCCCAGGGCCGGTCCTGTGCCTGTGGCTGGGGGAGGCGGACGGCGGCTGCTCGGAGGTCCCGTGGGGGCCCGCGTCCTGGCCGGCCGCGCACTTTGCGTCTCTCGAGGAGCAGCCCTTCCCCCCCGAGCCGCAGGTCCCCATGCCGGCCGAGCATCCGGCGCTTCCGTTGCCGGCGCCGCTCGAGGTCCCGCCGACCGTGCTCTCCTTTCTGCTGCTCCGGCGgctacccccaccacctccaccacccccaccccctccacctccaccggtGCCGCGTCCGCCGTTGTCCTGGGGCAGCTCGGTGAGAGCGCAGCCCCTGCCGTGGTCCGAGAGGCGGCGCAGCGCCTGTGGCTCGCGCTCAAAGTTGGTAAGGGGGAAGTGCGGGTAGAGGATGACCGCGTGCTGACCGCCGGCCCCGCCGCCGCTACCCCCGCCGCCGCGCGTTGGCGGCGGCAGCACCTCGAAGGCCTGCGGCAGCAGCGAGACGGCCGAGGCGCGCCGGTGCGGGCTCTTCATGGGGCTGGCCAGCGGCGTCTCGTCGATGAAGCTGATGACCTCGTCACGCCCGAAGCACTTGAGGAAGTCGTCCTCGTGGTGGTGCCGCTCGCCGCACATGCCCGCcacgcccccccctcctcccgcccCGCCCGAGAGCACGGCCACGCGGGGCAGGCCGCGCAGCGCGTAGCCGCTGTCCTCGGAGCGCCGGCGCTTGCGGTACTGGCCGCCGCCCTCCTCATGGTAGGAGACCAGGCTGCCCCTCCGCCGGTCGTGGTGGCGCGACGAGCTGTACTGCTGGACCCCGATGATGTCCTCCGTGGAGCCCCAGCGGTGCAGGTAGGAGGGGATCTGGCCGCTGGTCCACATGTCGGTTTCGTCGTGGGAGTATCTTCTTGTAGGGGGCACCTGCCGCgggacaaaacaaaccagagaGGAATTAGGTCTTATCGTTATCGGCATTCACATCAGAACGCAGACGGGAGACATAATATGGTACAAGCAAAGATTGACAACACTGTCTGTCTCACAAAAGACATACAGACTTCTGGGGAGAATTTTTCTAACGCTATGGAAATGTCAGTGGTTTCATTAATGATATTCAAACAAAGGGAGAACTTTACCCAACTGATCACTTTTACCCTTTGATTTATTGATGTATTTGACAAACAATGTATATCATTGTGTTCTGTTTAACTAAAATGAATAGTTCATTACATTGTCATCATTTTTTCAAGAAGAACAACTCACAAAACCAAAACcaacaaaacttttttttttaaagttgggGCACTATGAGAACTTAAGACACATCCACAAGTTCATACTCACATTCCACATTGTTCTGAGAACTAAGCAGGAAAGACGTAATGTCAGTTTTGTTTTAGTTATCAATCCACTGTCTCATACAGCTAGCATCCCAAAGCATACATCACAAGGCCCACAGCACCAGAGCGCCCCACTGTGCAGCAATCTTTTCTCAGTGCATGGAGggggctgggggaggggggcagcagACTATACAgaggcctgtgagtgtgtgagtgtgcgctttGACCAGCAGGGGGAGGCAGAGCATTAGCattggatgagagagagaaaggggagggggagagaagaagaggagcaggagtgaTGTGGTATAATAGCAACGCCTCACCAGGATGCAGAGATCAAATGCTGGATCAAAGCCAGCAGGACTTTAAACAGGCCGATCGCCGGGCAAAGGCATAACTTCCGGACCCATGTGGAGGGTGCATTTTtatgtggcaaaaaaaaaactgatggtATGAATCAGCTTTGGGGGGGTAATGCAAAAGCAGTGGGACTGCTGAAATTAGTGgaggctctgcctctgccagtAGTGCACAAGCAGGATCCCATCCCATCTCCAAAATAAGCTGTGGCCTTGAAATATCAAACTACAGTCCATGGCCACACGACTACATTTTGAGAGTGTGAGGAATTCATTTTTCCAATTTTCCAAAGCTGGCAACGCGTGATTTAGTGAGTGGCCTGAGGCTGGCACTGACGTGCCGTTCTGTATATCTGCTGCGGTGGGTCGGGCATGAGGGGTGGCATTCGGGCATTTACTCAACGCTACGCAATGCAGGAGGGATGAGGTGGGCATACAGTTACATGGTTTTGTAGCGGATCACAGTGCATCAGCATTTTATTGCAGAATGTCATTGCAACTGCACTCGACTGTTCAGCCCCAAGGGGGGGGAGCTGTTGTTGTCTGGCAATTACAAACAACTGGCAAGTGCTCAATTTGGGTCACATTTTGCAATGAAAAGGCACAGAGATGGCACTATGATGGATGTCTGGATGTGGAAAAGAGAGCtggagggtaagagagagagagagagagagagggggggtgggattgtctTAGGAATTGGGTTCTTTATTTTCAGGCCACGCTCTGTCCGCATCCAGCCGtcgagcactgtgtgtgtgtccgccgtGTGTGTCCAGCTTCCGTCCGGCCGGTTAAATCTATTTTAGAAGAATCCTGACAAATTAGTGTCAGGACAAAACACGGTTTTACCGTGCGGCAAATGAGGTTAGACGGGCCATCCGTGCTCGAAGACTGTATGCTCAGAGACGACTGCTGGGATTTCAAGGTAAAAGAGGAGCATTTTACAGCTCTACTGCTAACTGGCTTTCATGTGAAGGGGGCCACAATGAGACTTGGGTTTCTACGGATGATGGGTTTTCTGTTCCAGTGCCTTGTCCTAAGCTAGGCTGCTGAAACACAGTTTCTTACTTAGTCACACGAAGAGCTTGCGGAGGCACTTTCTAAATGTACGTCttggagaagaaagaaaaaaaaaaaagttgtcagGTAAGGTTCCTTGAAGCCCAGTGGAGCATGCATGGCTCTAACAGTGAGTTCAGCTCCccgagagaaacacacacaagacttcAAAACGCTAGTGTCTGTGCCGCTGCCGGTCGGATAAAAGCGTTTGTTAGGTAGAACATTTTACAGCAAGTGCAAACGTGAGAAATTACTCTCTAATTGGTGTTCTGATGCGCTCGAAAGGCGGTGGGAGTTAAGCTTTGGTGCAAGCAGCAGGTAGCATTGTCACGCGGGGCTCTGctcagagagagataaggagtaTGTGTCTAAAGATGAGGTGAGCATGGGCTTTGTTTGCCTTGTTTGCCAAACATTAGTCAGCCAGACTATTGTTTTGACTCATCCGTCTCTAACGTCATGTCTGGATATATCAAACAGCATGTGAGTAATCGTTTTTagggatttttttccctctgaaacggggggaaaaaaagtttccTGAAGGGAAAAGACAATCATGTAACAACTCTCACGGAGAGGGCCTGCAGCATGCACAACTGAGAAAATCTTCATATGTAGGTTCACCATACGAAGGTTCACTGCAAAGTATATCAAttttatgaaataaaaaaaaaaattaatggaAATATACCTGCAAGTACTGCATTTTATCTTCCTGATGTTCCCTCAATGGATAACCCTGGGGCACACCCCTTTCTAAGGTCGAGAATTCGTACTTGGCAATACGGTCTATCGTCATGATATCGGGCCCCGGGCTATAGTCATACGGTCTGTCATAAATTAAATCCGGATGAAAGGCTCCATCCTGGCTGTTTTCTGCGAATGCAGAAAGCATATATATCAGAATTCAAAACGAAATGGACtcagatacacagacagacagacagacagataaaaaagTAATAGATCAAAAAGACAAGAGCATCTTCTTATTTTCCATGTCTCTTCTTTGATGATTTCTAAACTGAAATTTGGTGTTAGGGAAGCTTTTGTTTTAGGTGAAGACAAATCAATCAATATTGATTTCAGTATTTGGACAGTATTTTTCAGGTtcattcaggaaaaaaaaacatctgtctGAAA from Sardina pilchardus chromosome 7, fSarPil1.1, whole genome shotgun sequence encodes the following:
- the LOC134088087 gene encoding probable G-protein coupled receptor 153, coding for MNDEEVIGTNALAWLVCSGVSILANAWGILSVSAKQKKWKPLEFLICTLAGTHILNMGIPVTMYCVITLRRQHSAYEWNEGLCKVFVSTFYTLTLVTCFSITSLSYHRMWMVRWPVNYRLSNTKKQAVHTVMGIWMVSFILSTLPAVGWHDTTERFYTHDCRFIVTEIGLGFGVCFLLLIGGSVVMGVVCIGIALFQTFSLQAGHCADKNKFNVPTIVVEDAQGKRRSSIDGSEPVKTSLQITYLISGIVFIYDFLTGFPILVVSFASLKYDRSYTWMVLCVLWCSIAQSILLPMFLWACDRYRADVKMVWEKCVAIMSNDDVDEENSQDGAFHPDLIYDRPYDYSPGPDIMTIDRIAKYEFSTLERGVPQGYPLREHQEDKMQYLQVPPTRRYSHDETDMWTSGQIPSYLHRWGSTEDIIGVQQYSSSRHHDRRRGSLVSYHEEGGGQYRKRRRSEDSGYALRGLPRVAVLSGGAGGGGGVAGMCGERHHHEDDFLKCFGRDEVISFIDETPLASPMKSPHRRASAVSLLPQAFEVLPPPTRGGGGSGGGAGGQHAVILYPHFPLTNFEREPQALRRLSDHGRGCALTELPQDNGGRGTGGGGGGGGGGGGGGSRRSSRKESTVGGTSSGAGNGSAGCSAGMGTCGSGGKGCSSRDAKCAAGQDAGPHGTSEQPPSASPSHRHRTGPGEGGGGGGGGGWEAEQKLLMKMESKGSTNSFISSPSASSSGYVTFHSDSVGSAT